The genomic region ATGAAAATAAACATTAGGATGTTTCCTGTTTCAAAAAACAAAgccaaaaaatgaaaatttacatATAATTTAAACAACAGCAATAATAACAGCAatgtaatgataataataataataataataaatttaaaAAGTCACAATCATTAATGATTTAGTTTAGTTCGTTCAGTGGGGAAAACGGGGACACATTTCAATGTAACGCCTATACTTGCGGAAAAACACCGGAAACGGAAACAAAAAGTCAGATGGAAAGTCCTACTTCAAAGAAAACGCGGGTGATTTGTGTCTAAAACAGATGTAACCCGTTTAGTTAAGACTTCCTGAACCACTTAAACCAGGTTAAAACCCCGGAGGCTAACACCGATGCTGACGCGGGTACTCTTAACTACTGCAGCTAGTTACCGTAACTAGCCGGACACCTGCATTCTGGGTGGTTTCAGTTGTAACAGCCGCCGCTCCAGGCAAGTCTGTCGGTGCTCCGTAGCTCACTTCCTGTTAACCAGCAGATGCGGTCAGACCTGCATCAGGACCATCTCAGGGGGAGAGTCCAGAGAACACGCTGCCAGTCCTGCTTTTCTCCTTTCTAGTTGGGTCCCTGTGTCCGGTTTCCACCTCGGAGGAGTACGAAGAAGTCTTCTGATCCGACTTCTCCAGGAAGGAGCTGTATGTACCTGGTCAAACAGTTGTCTGACCGGACTCAGCCGTCGGTTTCCTTTGCCGTTATATAAAATCATTCCCGGTGTGCACCTGGACAGATTTAACTGGTAGGAGTGAAGGATGCTGGTTAACTTCACCTTTATTGTCGTGTTGGAATGAGTAAAACATGGACGAGCCTGATTCTGGTGGCGTCCATGCTGACATGACACACACAGCATCTGGAAAGCATTTACAGTTCTGCTGGACGGGAGGTCGGTAGATGAAATACAGTGAAATACATGTTGTAACCCTGCTTTGAAGACCTGACATTCAAAAGTGGTAAAAGAGCCTTTTTTTCACCAGATTACAGACATGTTTGCCCTTAAAGACCACAGCAAGACCTCCACCACGACGTGTCGGGCGTGGTGTGgttaacacagagcagtttggtgGACGTATTTCATTGAAGTGTACAAAGTGTCCATCTTGCTGCCGCGTCTCcgtaagaaataaataaatagtccaacttttctctggtgaacagctcatttaaaataaaggatttgtttgAGATGGAGCGGGCGTTTAACAGGGCACCCTGAACTGAAtcctggagaacatttgtcttcttAACCTGTTTGAGAGGGATGGGTCGTAAACATCTGGTGTTCTGGATTCTCCGGCCATGAATGCAGGTTATGTCTTTGCTGGTTGATAAATGAGCTGGAATAGGGAAACTCTTGGGTTTGTCAGCAGAAGACAACATTTTGGTGATTGTGACCTTTGGAAGACACACAGAAGACTGTTGCATCGTGGGAAGACTGTAGGGAGTGATGTTATTTGTGGTGGGGGTGTGAGAGATGGCCAAAGAAGGTGAAGATGGCTGGGATGCAAACCAACATGTCTGTGGAAGGGAATCCACCACAGATGTATATCTATGGGACTGCACAGCATACCGGATGTTAGCGGTTAGCATGCTAGAGCTATGTTGGTTAGGGTGAATACCATCTCGTCTGAAAAAGGAGAAACGGTTCCAAAACAGGTTAAAATTATCGATGAAACCAAAACTGTGGGACCTGCAAGCAGGCTGAAGCCAGGAGTAGAGAGAGAGCAGACGGCTAAAACGTCCATATCCACGAGAAACTGTGGGGATCGGGCCGGAGATGAAAACAGACATTCTGCTGCTCTTCAGAATGTCAAAGAGATGGTTCACATGCTGTTGAGTGATGACGGACTCCCGGCGTGTGACATCGTTTGATTCCACATGAATGATCACTCTTTTAACTGAAGCTGGGATGGAGTAGAGCAGACCAGGAAGTTTATCCAGGAGAGCAGGTATGGTGTCTGATGGAAAACATCTCGTCATGACGTTAAAAAAGAATCACCTACCAGCAAAGTGGTTGGTGGAAACAGTGGCCGAGGCGTAGAGGACTCCTGATTTGTGTTCCCATGGAGTAGTGGAGGATTCTGGGTTTGGGTTCCGGTGGTGCCGGGGAACTGGAGGGTTTGCCGTGGAGGAGCTCACCTCCTGACCCAGGGCAGGTGGTTCAGCGGTCCAGAATTTTGCATTGGGCATAAGAGGTTGAGGTCTGGGGGGAAGAGACTGTGGAGGTTGCTTCTCCCGGAGGCTCCTGCTGGATGTCATCAGATGGTTCAGAAGGAGGAGGGCGCCTGGAGGTATCAGCTGGTTGTTCCAGGTCAGGTGGGGGGATGGGATCAACTACAGGGGCTCTCCCACGGCCACGTACCACAACCTCTGACCAAGGTGAAAATGGGTCAGGAGTAGAGCTGGAAGTTGGTAGTCGTGGTGCAGCAGGATCACAAGCAACGGTGACTTGGAGTAGAGAGTTCTAcacggatgttttatcttcaaactGACTGGCAATAGTCAGTACAGGGGTACAAGATCTCAAACTATCCAGCAGCATTTCCTTCTTTTGCTGTTCAGCGGAGTCGTCGTACATCCTCTTTAGGGTTTCCAATTCTCTTATTTGCTTTAGAAAGCATAAAGGCGTCATCGTGGGGCAGAAGGAACGGGTGGACAGACATTCAAAATAGCTTCAAATTTTAGCTGAGCTGCCTCTGTCAGATCCAAAAGTTTTGTATTCCAAATAAAGATCCAAGAGTcaaagaatccaaaaagtaaacAGAGGTCCAACAAAATCACAGAATCCCAAGATTGGTGACAGGAAACAAACTGGTTTTAAGGTTTTAAGAgtaattagagcacaaaaaatagGAGCTGAAGTAAACTCGTCTGCAGACTTCTTATCTTCATCAtcaaagatgatggtgatgaagatgatgatgaaggtgatgttgtgatgattatgatgaagatgatgttggggatgatgatgtgatgaagaTGAATATGTCAGTGATtagggtgataatgatgatgttggagatgaagatggtgatgatggtaatggagataatgttggtgatgaagaTGACTCATAGTTCTTCTCAAAAATCCTTTTTGTTTTCCAGTGAGGATGAGCTGCTCCACTCTTCATTCTCCTCCCCCATCTCCTCACCCTGTCCCATTGCCTATCTCCTCTTCTTCTGTGACCAGCTGTCCTGAACTGGACTTGTCAGTCACTCTTAGCCCCACCCCCATGATTGACGACACACAACAAAAGCTCCGCACACTGAAGCAGAGTGTGCTAAATGAGCAATCTCAGATGAATCGTTGCCAAAGCGGCCCGGCTGGGAACAAGAGGAgcacaaaggtgtgtgtgtgtgtgtgtgcgtgtgtgtgtgtgtgtgtgtgcgcgcacgcacgcagtGTGACTGTGTTTTTCTGATTCTATAAAGGAGATGTCTGAAGATCCAGTGACCATTACAGGAACAGCTGAGCCGCAGAAACTTCTTCCACTGCAGCCAGTTTTGAGTAAGGATACGGTACATCACCATGGTAACGAGAGCAGGAACACTGTACATCACCATGGTAATGAGAGCAGGAACACTGTACATCACCATGGTAACGAGAGCAGGAACACTGTACATCACCATGGTAACGAGAGCAGGAACACTGTACATCACCATGGTAACGAGAGCAGGAACACTGTACATCACCATGGTAACGAGAGCAGGAACACTGTACATCACCATGGTAACGAGAGCAGGAACACTGTACATCACCATGGTAACGAGAGCAGGAACACTGtacatcaccatggtaactggAATACAAAAGTGTTTTGTGTTTGTATTTATTGCATTGCTTCATTCAGACTGACCTCAGCAACCTACTCTGTAGATCTAAACGGGTTCCTCACACAGAACACAGATCTAAAGTCATTATTAAACATCTAACATCACCTTGTGGTGAATGAAGAGCAGGGGTCAGAGGTCAAGAGCCAGCACCAGACAGATGTTTCTTCTCACTGTGCCAGTTTAGAGGACAAACTGGTTTGTGACTGGCTGGTTTTATGTGTTCATACGTAGAGTAAATGTATTTATTACCTTCCTGCACGTATGACATCAGGTCTTTAGTTTCTATTGTCCGCTTACTTTTTACTTTTATGGAGTTGAATCATATTCCTGATCTTTATTAATAATAATCTCAGTGGTAACAGCTCCCCCAACCACAGAACCACGTTAATCTCAACTCCATGTCTTTGTTTTTCATCCAAGGACCTCACAGACATTTGGTGGAACCTTCTTCTGCTCTGTCCAATCAGCATCCAAGCTGCCTGGAGAGGGCGGGGCTAAACACCACACTGGCGTTGAAGGCAAACCTTCAGTCACTGCAGGTTCGCTCTGATCATCTGACCCAGTCAGATCTCATGTGTTTGTTGCTTGTTTGGAGCTCTGGTGATTATCTGCATTCATTCatgctttttgttgtttttggtaACAGCTTCTCGTTGGAGGCAACAATCAAAGTAACGTTTTCTGTTTGTGGATAAAAACCTCAGAATCATCTGTTTTTGACCTCCTCTGATATTTGGATCAGTTTGTCTTGTGAGCTGATGCTAACTGCACAGGGTTGCTGGTTTGTGTCCTGGCTAAACCCAAAAGCACTTCAGCGGCATAGCACCAGTGTTCTGTCCAAATGATTCCAGGGGATCCGTCTGAAGATCGTTGTTTGGATAGGAACGTTTTTCTCACAGGGCTTATAAGGTCAAAACACCCAAACTGCACACGGATCAGCCATTAGGACTGGAACTGTGAGAACCTCGTTAGTCTTTGCAGGAACCAGAGTGAAGCCGTCCTTCCTGTAGAAggtacaatagtttgaatgctgtattgttttcctgtttctctttatagtttattattctgcttccaTACGTcttttggcatttaactacttccacaattcttcaactatttacacaattttggtatcaaaacggtcagctcgttcagcttatgctggcaatgacttttggtattaaaatattttatattttttgagatattcagctttttctgcgatttttggtcccattgaaacgaatgggattgctcaattttcagctaaatcctatcacttttttcAACTCCTACTCTTATAGGTTAACTTTAagctagagacttcattcaagtttcaacaaactcacaagactttcagctattactggttaaaaAATCTTTTGcatatctattacagtttttctaaaatcacaggtagaagttgagatatggcttgagattttcagaaaaaatcacaacaattataatgggcagagatacgagcaatgaccctcctttgctccatttctggcgttgTCCTGAGAAAACCGTAAGTTCGATTGAAATGAGACGCACGCTGGCTTGCAGCTAACGGATATACCTTCGCACCTCTCCAACaaagacgggataaagggaggtcgcatgtgacgtacagggtcgcgcattcagcgtcagatagaagacacgtcagactgatggcATTTCTTTTTCagggcctttagctttgatgtgacctgctttttgtcccgcgtgACGCCCCGCTCagtcagtgttttcaccactctgttgaACAGCTGGCcatctctcaccgtccccgtaaaaaggcgactaatctgttggtccgctcgcacggccaaatgCTCCAAGGTCTCCACGTCCGTCTAGCCACTTCCTTCCGGCCGGCACCTGGCGTGCTGTACACAtgactaacgcgaccaccctcttttgcgggggggcctcccacagtcactccaaagggattagcggggctgactcGCATTTAGCCGTCAGAGGTGAGGGGCTCATGCAACAATATTACtatcaagcgaggcggaacgaatgcagcaatattcgcgcaacgccatgccagcatggtgcgtttatagacataccattgcggtaatattacgccgatatgccggcatggtgtgtcctataaaagcaccaattgaaacccatgttaaaggaacagagattttctcctccgatcggcttcagacagctaaaatgttctcatcatagcttctagacaattcatggtaggcacataataATTCACACAGAcgaccatcaaagccttctgccgctcacgctttttgaaaaTTTCCAATAGGTGCAGCAGTTTTTGAATGGCGAAGAGCAACTGAGCTCTGTTAAATGAAACTGAGCTCACTTAAATGAAATATCGAAACAAAAATTTCCACCGACCACATATTTTATAGTACACTAAGGATATTCTCAAATTCGTTAGGTTATTTTGTCCCCTTCAAAGTGCTGTCTTTGGTTTTGCTGTtggtattacattttttgtgctaCAATCCCCAGAAGGAGGACTGTGCCAGCTTTCCTCCATTTAAACCTCTTTAAAAAAAGGCACCTGTGGCCGACATACAGCTGAAATGTTCTCATATCTTCTAGAACATTCGTGGTAGGCACACAAGACTCCACACACATGACCACCAACGCCTTCTGCCGCTCACTCTTTTTGAATTTTtcgaatcggtgcagtactttttgaatggtgatgagaagtttggcaggtccaatttcacttctgaaggacagatttaaagagcaagtaacgtctaaattaacttttttttttgctgatgaactgtataaatgagtgtctaatagtgttttaaatgtgtgtattcattattttagcattttggtgcattttctttaaaaattaaaaattctgcctaaataccacattatagctccaccttcagcttaaaacatagaatttgactcattttgaataaattttagccaatggctaaagagtaagatactacgtaaaccagtagagtactacgtagcagctctgtgtcaaagttataaaagcatcgggagtctcggccacgccttgtggcgagttgggagttggatttacaagcgagtgtaggaggctagccgtagttcagcattagcatatagcattagcatatcctagtctttagcatagcttttagtgttatacatacttatttagtgttagcttggctgttggatattgtagtttagttactgtttggctgttagtgtaattaggaaagtagttcgggtttagtgttccatatagcgttagcatggtgagatggtgtagtgtagtatggttgcggagctctgtcgggttgcactcctttccgctggacttagaaattaggcgccagtggttgcgtgtctggaaaagattcagctcccgcctggtgctgtagtttgcaaccagcattttacccgcgattctgcacgtctccgttccaagagggaggctgtgcccaccgtggctcttccgcgatttagatgcagcccaccgactctgcttccccaccatgacgggctccagtctgaggtgagtaagctaaataaaagttttaacatcttctaaagacaattcccttcctaaatgcaaagtttgagagacgtggttcactccagttAGTTAATATCAGTCtacactgccttcgggctaatttgtcaagttcacaaaatgtggaacgggatgtaaggttagaatcagcggcgaatcggaacatatctcgaagccctggccgacaaaacggtccacatgactgtcaggctcagagaaaattcgggttgtttttgtgtcagtcggtaattctgcaacagtggctctaactaacgcagcactagttgacagacagcattacagcatgaaatccagcacagcgtgacccggttccgtgaggaattctgttcaggaggtcgcatttcaggatctccacatcatatgtgactgacttttacgttataataacgatcacacactaggaatgttataaagcgcctatataggacagtttcttttgtattttatctgactttataaacatcaatgtgattctattttttttttcaggctaaatctacccaagacactggctgtcagactgatttagcaatctgcaagaatgcacttgtccaggctgacgtggtgttacaaaggtgaattatttttaataatcttctatgtaaacattttattaccttctagttttaatttgttttacagattgttacaagtgattttatgctcttttaaacatttataaatgtgctgcttctttgtttttatagagctcacagcctcagtgtcttgtgacacagggaccatgacagaaattcatcttccagaaggtcccagagcatccacaccccctgaaaagaccaagatgtgaggtgtctgctgttgattccaacttccacctcagtgacagtgcaagctcagtgaactgttcaaggtaaaaaaaaattaaaacatttctgaatttttaagatattaacaattaaataagtatgtgattacatcatgaaggaggctactgattctggccctgtgacacttggtggtgacgtgtgagctgattcaccaggTAAAtaacttaaattaaatattttgtttttgctatcaaaagtaaattaactaataacctgcattactgcaggacactcagcaaaatatggactctacaacatgaggcaggcacacgttaataactctataagagcacataaggtgagcaacaccacatattgtacactgtcctggatttgttttctttctgcatctcatcattagcctggctgatcacctgataactcctgtcatctggttatgacagcatgaggatgtcctcacacacctgtaacctaccagctcatctggcagaatagagagagaagagacaacaccacatctcctgctcctggaaagccttcagccatccttcgatgactgagaacctccatcaactctgtctcctgtctgcctacaattattataataaatattgtgtttgacaagttttttgtgctgccaaatatctcattttgattccagttttgatattttaatggatatttataaattacattaattgaattatcacattgtcgcatgtttatcTAGCTCTTTTGTGAtgaactaaactagcacctcactgttaaaagcttgttttaatttcaagcatgtttaagtatttatggacatgaacaaaaacaggaaatatataaattgagatttatttaattaatataacaaataagggggaaagagtcattgaaaggcacattcttctggaagctcctgatcctgacgacaccagcaggagaccagctgcagacaccagaggatcacctgcaaccaagagcagctagtatcagtaaataaataatgaaatcagggcagttttagtgggctgaacacattacagaataattttctcatgggatattttcataactttatgcagcagactgtagcttgagcccagatctcctggagacctgctatccagcacgtttcagtggattttcctgctttaacaggttagataagctgttaagcagctcagctgtttgttgctgattaaaaccaggtgtgttgatgcagataaatctctaaaacatgctgaatactagctctcgggccatggagacaaaccctgctgctaatctgatgctatggctaacagctacttacattcagagatggttctgttggatcggttccggtaatttcaggcaactcacaagctcaaaacaataaggctcatgtccgcttgtctcctccaattagacttggtccctttcttctcgagtgtctgggtaaggagggggagaaacgtcctccatttctaatgactgctcagagtgaagggagctagcttcgtctagttagccgtcgtcttcgtcattgccgcggctccgccctctcggtcctccaggcaacgcctaccaatgttgcagtttttaaaattgatacgtgggtggggtaagactctgaggcacacttgacatgcactttaaaggcatttctcattaacaggagtacagctgcaggactccaacagccagggggaa from Nothobranchius furzeri strain GRZ-AD chromosome 18, NfurGRZ-RIMD1, whole genome shotgun sequence harbors:
- the ppp1r35 gene encoding protein phosphatase 1 regulatory subunit 35 — translated: MSCSTLHSPPPSPHPVPLPISSSSVTSCPELDLSVTLSPTPMIDDTQQKLRTLKQSVLNEQSQMNRCQSGPAGNKRSTKEMSEDPVTITGTAEPQKLLPLQPVLRPHRHLVEPSSALSNQHPSCLERAGLNTTLALKANLQSLQDAEFNSQKVLQETLQKSARTKSLINTRATEVVNVSRSQLLFTSLVSVDVQEDQLISQVLQDRLLLAPPPCCKDTKTTEGPSLLFMTSDLIHQKPLPLNEEPVCKRLPVPCPAYSTFDLYSRQKCWEATL